In a genomic window of Variovorax paradoxus:
- a CDS encoding branched-chain amino acid ABC transporter permease — translation MPRKITFLLALVVTLALPLFMRSGSLASEVLIYALAALGCNLLLGYTGLLSFGQGIFFGLGSYTIAILLTRLSLPMPLALLAAIGMGALGAALVGWVAIRQRGTYFVMLTLAFAQMFYFVAYTASGLTGGDNGLLDVPRPAFMDTPWKYYAFVAVMFLIAFGLLLRVTDSVFGRTLLAIRDNGDRAAAVGYDLRRFKLLAFVISGAVTGLAGGLHAMMTGIAPLSNAEYHTSEMILVITVIGGTGNLFASVLGSAFYVLLADWLSTLWPRWLLLLGLLLIGVSIGMQRGLWGLGESAWRRIFGKGAQGAGASGAQGEKA, via the coding sequence ATGCCCAGAAAAATCACTTTCCTGCTGGCACTGGTCGTCACGCTGGCGCTGCCACTGTTCATGCGCTCGGGCTCGCTCGCGAGCGAGGTGCTGATCTACGCGCTCGCCGCGCTCGGCTGCAACCTGCTGCTGGGCTACACGGGCCTGCTGTCCTTCGGCCAGGGCATCTTCTTCGGCCTGGGCAGCTACACCATCGCGATCCTGCTCACGCGGCTTTCGCTGCCGATGCCGCTGGCGCTGCTCGCGGCCATCGGCATGGGCGCGCTCGGCGCGGCGCTGGTCGGCTGGGTCGCGATCCGCCAGCGCGGCACCTACTTCGTGATGCTCACGCTGGCCTTCGCGCAGATGTTCTATTTCGTGGCCTACACGGCCTCGGGCCTGACCGGCGGCGACAACGGCCTGCTCGACGTGCCGCGCCCGGCCTTCATGGACACGCCGTGGAAGTACTACGCCTTCGTGGCCGTGATGTTCCTGATCGCCTTCGGCCTGCTGCTGCGCGTGACCGACTCGGTGTTCGGCCGCACGCTGCTGGCGATCCGCGACAACGGCGACCGCGCCGCCGCGGTGGGCTACGACCTGCGGCGCTTCAAGCTGCTGGCCTTCGTGATCTCGGGCGCCGTGACCGGCCTCGCGGGCGGGCTGCACGCCATGATGACCGGCATCGCGCCGCTGTCGAACGCCGAGTACCACACGAGCGAGATGATCCTGGTCATCACCGTGATCGGCGGCACCGGCAACCTGTTCGCCTCGGTGCTCGGTTCGGCCTTCTACGTGCTGCTGGCCGACTGGCTCTCCACGCTGTGGCCGCGCTGGCTGCTGCTGCTGGGGCTGCTGCTGATCGGCGTGAGCATCGGCATGCAGCGCGGCCTCTGGGGGCTGGGCGAGAGCGCCTGGCGACGCATCTTCGGGAAGGGCGCGCAAGGCGCCGGCGCCTCCGGCGCGCAGGGAGAAAAAGCATGA
- a CDS encoding branched-chain amino acid ABC transporter permease yields MSVYLLQTINGIGIGMLYFLLAVGLSIVFGLLRFVNFAHGAFYLLGAYLCFQALQWGLNFWAALVLVPLAVGALGWLAEKLLLRRVYAKAHEFHILVTVGLALAVQEIVIVFWGPLGNSVPTPDLLQGVVMWGSFIYPKYRLFVIGFTAVLAVLLWWVLEGTRLGSAVRAGSESTEMVSLLGINVFRVFSLVFALGAATAALAGVLAAPIRGAEPFMGVEALGVAFVVVVIGGLGSFGGALVGGLLIGIVQSLMSTLWPPGASLMIYIAMAAVLLLRPHGLLGRRG; encoded by the coding sequence ATGTCCGTCTACCTGCTCCAGACCATCAACGGCATCGGCATCGGCATGCTGTACTTCCTGCTGGCCGTCGGCCTGTCGATCGTGTTCGGCCTGCTGCGCTTCGTGAACTTCGCGCACGGCGCCTTCTACCTGCTGGGCGCCTACCTGTGCTTCCAGGCGCTGCAGTGGGGCCTGAACTTCTGGGCCGCGCTGGTGCTGGTGCCGCTGGCCGTCGGCGCGCTCGGCTGGCTGGCCGAGAAGCTGCTGCTGCGCCGCGTCTACGCGAAGGCGCATGAATTCCACATCCTCGTCACCGTGGGCCTGGCGCTCGCGGTGCAGGAGATCGTGATCGTCTTCTGGGGCCCGCTGGGCAACAGCGTGCCCACGCCCGACCTGCTGCAGGGCGTGGTGATGTGGGGCAGCTTCATCTATCCGAAGTACCGGCTGTTCGTGATCGGCTTCACCGCCGTGCTCGCGGTGCTGCTGTGGTGGGTGCTCGAGGGCACGCGCCTGGGCAGCGCGGTGCGCGCGGGCAGCGAGTCGACCGAGATGGTCTCGCTGCTCGGCATCAACGTGTTCCGCGTCTTCAGCCTGGTGTTCGCGCTCGGCGCGGCCACGGCGGCGCTGGCCGGCGTGCTGGCCGCGCCGATCCGCGGCGCCGAGCCCTTCATGGGCGTGGAGGCGCTCGGCGTGGCCTTCGTGGTGGTGGTGATCGGCGGGCTCGGCAGCTTCGGCGGCGCGCTGGTCGGCGGCCTGCTGATCGGCATCGTGCAGAGCCTGATGAGCACCCTGTGGCCGCCCGGTGCGAGCCTGATGATCTACATCGCGATGGCGGCCGTGCTGCTGCTGCGCCCGCATGGCCTGCTCGGCCGCAGAGGATGA